A genomic stretch from Procambarus clarkii isolate CNS0578487 chromosome 14, FALCON_Pclarkii_2.0, whole genome shotgun sequence includes:
- the LOC138364737 gene encoding uncharacterized protein, with amino-acid sequence MAIVTKTVSSEDGYSDQITVSSEDGNSDQITGLDTTEDAEVEPLTHTDAVFYATDVVLDTTDVVLDITDVVLDTTDVVPDTTDVVLDTTDVVLDTTDVVLDITDVVLNTTDVVPDTTDIVLDTTDVLDTTDVVLDTTDVVLDTTDVVLDTTDVVLDTTDVLLDTPDVLLDTPDVLLDTPDVLLDTTDVLDTTDVVLDTIDVVLNTDVVLNTDVVLNTDVVLYTTDVVLDTTDVVLDTTDVLNTDVVLDTTDVLNTDVVLDTTDVLDSTDVVLDTCRDGEGDKDDVLETEDEHSPEPKETFYRFESFYEVSELWDKISLTSSSTASPTHSPLQKYFEDDIDGDVTNWDEVPIACLSRPLSDSPDIDSDVTNWEKAPL; translated from the exons atggctatagTGACAAAAacagtaagtagtgaagatggctacagtgaccaaataacagtaagtagtgaagatggcaacagtgaccaaataaca GGACTTGACACCACTGAAGATGCTGAGGTGGAGCCTCTTACCCACACTGATGCAGTCTTCTACGCCACTGACGTCGTCCTCGACACCACTGACGTCGTCCTTGACATCACTGACGTCGTCCTTGACACCACTGACGTCGTCCCCGACACCACTGACGTCGTCCTCGACACCACTGACGTCGTCCTCGACACCACTGACGTCGTCCTTGACATCACTGACGTCGTTCTTAATACTACTGACGTCGTCCCCGACACCACTGATATCGTCCTCGACACCACTGACGTCCTCGACACCACTGATGTCGTCCTCGACACCACAGACGTCGTCCTCGACACCACTGATGTCGTCCTCGACACCACTGATGTCGTCCTCGACACCACTGACGTCCTCCTCGACACCCCTGACGTCCTCCTCGACACCCCTGACGTCCTCCTCGACACCCCTGACGTCCTCCTCGACACCACTGATGTCCTCGACACCACTGATGTCGTCCTCGACACCATTGACGTCGTTCTCAATACTGATGTCGTCCTCAACACTGACGTCGTCCTCAACACTGACGTCGTCCTCTACACCACTGACGTCGTCCTTGACACCACTGACGTCGTCCTAGACACCACTGACGTCCTCAACACTGACGTCGTCCTAGACACCACTGACGTCCTCAACACTGACGTCGTCCTAGACACCACTGACGTCCTCGACAGCACAGACGTCGTCCTCGACACGTGCAGGGACGGTGAGGGAGAcaaggatgacgttctcgagacaGAAGACGAACACTCTCCCGAGCCAAAAGAAACGTTCTATCGCTTCGAGTCCTTCTATGAGGTCTCTGAGCTCTGGGATAAGATATCATTAACCTCCAGCAGCACGGCGTCCCCTACACACTCACCACTACAAAAGTATTTCGAAGATGATATAGACGGCGATGTCACCAATTGGGATGAGGTGCCAATAGCCTGTCTCTCGCGCCCTCTTTCAGACTCGCCAGATATAGACAGCGATGTAACAAATTGGGAAAAGGCCCCGTTATAG